In Paeniglutamicibacter kerguelensis, one genomic interval encodes:
- a CDS encoding mannose-1-phosphate guanylyltransferase → MNAELLARFHGVIPAGGVGTRLWPLSRAAAPKFLHDLTGSGSTLIRATYERLIPLAGGNIMVVTGRAHRTAVLAQLPEVSDLDLVLEPEPKDSAAAIGLAAAILYRRNPETIMGSFAADQVIGPVEVFQDAVREAIHTAATGKIVTIGIRPTLPSTAFGYIRAGDRLEISGAPTARDVVEFVEKPDEDTARRYLADGGYLWNAGMFVAPVALMLEHLERSEPELYAGLMEIAAAWETPARDETMDRIWPTLPKTAIDYAVAEPAAAAGDVAVIPGVFNWDDVGDFAAIGRLNPASEETGVTVIGDVKRVYSDNATGVVVTDSKRVIALIGIHDVVVVDTPDALLVTTKEHAQSVKNTVDTLKKNGVMDVL, encoded by the coding sequence ATGAACGCTGAACTCTTGGCTCGATTCCACGGTGTGATTCCGGCAGGTGGAGTCGGAACCCGACTGTGGCCGCTCTCGCGTGCCGCAGCCCCCAAATTTCTCCACGACCTCACCGGGTCCGGATCCACGCTGATTCGTGCCACCTATGAACGCCTGATCCCGCTTGCCGGCGGGAACATCATGGTCGTCACCGGCCGCGCCCACCGCACCGCGGTGCTCGCCCAGCTCCCCGAGGTGAGTGATCTCGACCTTGTCCTTGAACCGGAGCCCAAGGACTCGGCCGCCGCTATCGGCCTGGCTGCGGCGATCCTGTACCGGCGGAACCCTGAAACCATCATGGGTTCCTTTGCCGCGGACCAGGTCATCGGCCCGGTCGAGGTCTTCCAGGACGCGGTGCGCGAGGCCATCCACACGGCCGCCACGGGCAAGATCGTCACCATCGGCATCCGTCCGACGCTTCCCTCGACGGCCTTCGGCTATATCCGTGCCGGCGACCGCCTGGAGATTTCCGGTGCGCCCACCGCCCGCGACGTTGTCGAGTTTGTGGAAAAGCCTGACGAGGACACCGCTCGCCGCTACCTTGCCGACGGGGGATACCTCTGGAACGCGGGCATGTTCGTGGCGCCGGTGGCATTGATGCTTGAACACCTCGAGCGTAGCGAACCGGAACTGTACGCGGGCCTGATGGAAATCGCCGCAGCCTGGGAAACCCCTGCCCGCGACGAGACGATGGACCGCATCTGGCCCACGCTGCCCAAGACCGCCATCGACTACGCGGTGGCCGAGCCCGCCGCCGCGGCCGGCGACGTCGCGGTGATCCCCGGTGTCTTCAACTGGGACGACGTGGGGGACTTCGCGGCCATCGGCCGCCTGAACCCGGCAAGCGAAGAAACCGGCGTGACGGTCATCGGGGACGTCAAGCGCGTCTACTCGGACAACGCCACGGGCGTGGTGGTCACCGATTCCAAGCGCGTGATCGCGCTTATCGGCATCCATGACGTGGTTGTCGTGGACACCCCCGACGCGCTGTTGGTGACAACCAAGGAGCATGCGCAGTCCGTCAAGAACACCGTTGACACCCTGAAGAAGAACGGCGTCATGGACGTCCTTTAA
- a CDS encoding succinate dehydrogenase hydrophobic membrane anchor subunit, translating to MSAQIAAPRSQRLDPKYSRANKSRGSFEMVAWLFMRLSGVALVVLIFGHLFTNLMVGDGINAIDFGFVAGKWADPVWQFWDLAMLWLAMLHGTNGVRTIINDYAEKPATRVWLKGILYVATIIIVILGTLVIFTFDPCIAGSDLPVCK from the coding sequence ATGTCGGCTCAAATCGCTGCACCCCGCAGCCAACGCCTTGACCCGAAGTACTCCCGCGCCAACAAGTCGCGCGGCAGCTTCGAAATGGTTGCCTGGCTCTTCATGCGCCTTTCCGGCGTGGCCCTCGTCGTTCTGATCTTCGGCCACCTCTTTACCAACCTGATGGTCGGCGACGGCATCAACGCCATCGACTTCGGCTTCGTCGCCGGCAAGTGGGCCGACCCGGTATGGCAGTTCTGGGATCTTGCCATGCTCTGGCTCGCCATGCTGCACGGCACCAACGGCGTGCGCACCATCATCAACGACTACGCCGAGAAGCCGGCCACCCGCGTGTGGCTCAAAGGCATTCTCTACGTTGCCACCATCATCATCGTCATCCTTGGCACCCTGGTGATCTTCACCTTCGATCCTTGCATCGCTGGTAGCGACCTTCCAGTTTGCAAGTAA
- a CDS encoding ABC transporter permease — MSTTPDLPPAEHTDILVTPPLVPELHRHPEPGEPLLKRIINSNGMVSVLAILLSLLVGAILIAFTDERVTSTASYFFSRPSDMLNAVWISVSEAYIALFQSSIINTSAESISDAIYPLTETLTIATPLVLAGLGVALAFRVGLFNIGAQGQIILGATFAGWVGFNLDLPVGIHLVVAVVAGIVGGALWGGIAGFLKARRGAHEVIVTIMLNYIAVYLLLYLLSTPTFQREGSNNPLSDPVAEFAAYPLIFGPAFRLHYGFLVALAAVAFTWWLLNRSTTGFEMRAVGANPVAAKTAGINVGRAYLLAMLIAGGLAGLAGTAQILGTERSLSGGIAASFGFDAITVALLGRSNPIGTLFAGLLFGALRAGGVGMQANTGIPIDIVLVVQSFIVLFIAAPPLVRSIFRIGTSKPKNKKAAAPAATGGAA, encoded by the coding sequence ATGAGTACCACTCCAGACCTGCCTCCGGCAGAACACACCGACATCCTGGTGACACCGCCCCTGGTGCCCGAGTTGCACCGCCACCCGGAACCCGGGGAACCGCTGCTCAAGCGCATCATCAACAGCAACGGCATGGTCTCGGTGCTGGCCATCCTGCTCTCGCTGCTGGTCGGCGCGATCCTGATTGCCTTCACCGACGAGCGAGTCACCTCCACGGCCAGCTACTTCTTCAGCCGTCCGAGCGACATGCTCAACGCCGTGTGGATCTCGGTCTCCGAGGCCTACATCGCGCTGTTCCAGTCCAGCATCATCAACACCTCGGCCGAGAGCATTTCCGACGCGATCTACCCGCTGACCGAAACCCTCACCATCGCCACCCCGCTGGTCCTTGCCGGCCTCGGCGTGGCCCTGGCGTTCCGTGTTGGCCTGTTCAACATCGGCGCCCAGGGGCAGATCATTCTCGGTGCGACCTTTGCCGGCTGGGTCGGCTTCAACCTTGACCTGCCGGTGGGCATCCACCTGGTGGTCGCGGTGGTGGCCGGCATCGTCGGCGGTGCGCTCTGGGGCGGCATTGCCGGGTTCCTCAAGGCACGCCGCGGCGCGCACGAGGTCATCGTGACGATCATGCTCAACTACATCGCCGTGTACCTGTTGCTCTACCTGCTTTCCACCCCGACCTTCCAGCGCGAGGGGTCAAACAACCCGCTCAGCGATCCCGTGGCCGAATTCGCCGCCTACCCGCTGATTTTCGGTCCGGCCTTCCGCCTGCACTACGGCTTCCTGGTGGCGCTGGCCGCGGTGGCCTTCACTTGGTGGCTGCTGAACCGCTCCACCACCGGCTTTGAGATGCGCGCAGTGGGCGCCAACCCGGTCGCGGCAAAGACCGCCGGCATCAACGTGGGCCGCGCCTACCTGCTGGCCATGCTGATCGCCGGTGGCCTTGCGGGCCTGGCCGGCACTGCTCAGATCCTGGGCACCGAGCGTTCGCTCTCCGGCGGCATCGCGGCAAGCTTCGGCTTCGACGCGATCACCGTGGCCCTGCTGGGTCGCTCCAACCCGATCGGCACGCTCTTCGCCGGACTGCTCTTCGGCGCCCTGCGCGCGGGCGGCGTGGGCATGCAGGCCAACACCGGCATCCCGATCGACATCGTGCTGGTGGTCCAGTCCTTCATCGTGCTGTTCATCGCAGCACCGCCGCTGGTGCGTTCGATCTTCCGGATCGGCACGTCCAAACCCAAGAACAAGAAGGCAGCCGCCCCGGCAGCCACCGGAGGTGCAGCATGA
- a CDS encoding BMP family lipoprotein, whose amino-acid sequence MRNIKRKSGMAAAILGISALVLTACGAAPEASPSGSAAPSAGGSTAAGAADFTGCIVSDSGGFDDRSFNQSSYEGLLQAQKDLGIEVKKAESKAATDFAPNLNSMVKGGCDLTITVGFLLSDETKKVAAANPEKHFAIVDDNAIDAKNVKPIIYDTAQAAFLAGYLAAGMSETGKVATYGGMNIPTVSIFMDGYADGVAYYNEKKSKNVEVLGWDVAEQNGTFTGDFENQGAGKNTTLTFANEGADVIMPVAGPVGLGTMDAVKELNAGGKDVKVIWVDADGFESLASGNEFILSSVIKEMGKSVEDVVTSDVEGKFDSTPYVGTLENGGVSLAPFHDFDSKVSAELKGELDQLKADIVSGAVKVESPSSPKSN is encoded by the coding sequence ATGCGCAACATCAAGCGCAAGTCCGGAATGGCCGCGGCCATCCTCGGCATTTCTGCACTCGTTTTGACTGCCTGCGGCGCGGCGCCGGAAGCGTCCCCGTCAGGTTCGGCAGCACCGAGCGCCGGCGGCTCGACCGCGGCAGGTGCCGCGGACTTCACCGGCTGCATCGTCTCCGACTCCGGCGGATTCGACGACCGTTCCTTCAACCAGTCCTCCTACGAGGGCCTGCTCCAGGCACAGAAGGACCTGGGCATCGAGGTGAAGAAGGCCGAGTCGAAGGCTGCAACCGACTTCGCCCCCAACCTGAACTCCATGGTCAAGGGCGGCTGCGACCTCACCATCACGGTCGGCTTCCTGCTCTCGGACGAGACCAAGAAGGTCGCTGCCGCCAACCCGGAGAAGCACTTCGCGATCGTTGACGACAATGCCATTGACGCCAAGAACGTCAAGCCGATCATCTACGACACGGCCCAGGCCGCTTTCCTCGCCGGCTACCTCGCCGCAGGCATGTCCGAGACCGGCAAGGTTGCCACCTACGGCGGCATGAACATCCCGACCGTCTCCATCTTCATGGACGGCTACGCCGATGGCGTTGCCTACTACAACGAGAAGAAGTCCAAGAACGTAGAGGTTCTGGGCTGGGACGTCGCCGAGCAGAACGGCACCTTCACCGGTGACTTCGAGAACCAGGGCGCCGGCAAGAACACCACGCTGACCTTCGCCAACGAAGGCGCCGACGTGATCATGCCGGTTGCGGGCCCGGTTGGCCTGGGAACCATGGATGCCGTCAAGGAACTCAACGCCGGCGGCAAGGACGTCAAGGTCATCTGGGTTGACGCCGACGGCTTCGAGTCCCTGGCCTCGGGCAACGAGTTCATCCTGTCCTCGGTCATCAAGGAAATGGGCAAGTCCGTTGAGGACGTTGTCACCTCGGACGTTGAGGGCAAGTTCGACTCCACCCCGTACGTCGGCACCTTGGAAAACGGCGGAGTCTCCCTCGCACCGTTCCACGATTTCGACTCCAAGGTCTCCGCAGAGCTCAAGGGCGAGCTGGACCAGCTGAAGGCCGACATCGTTTCGGGCGCCGTGAAGGTCGAATCGCCTTCCAGCCCGAAGAGCAACTAA
- a CDS encoding amidohydrolase: MSIDQNQQIPSVKPWVTPLLGELVDFRRELHANPELSFVEYKTTERILAQLRAAGLDPVALEETGAFVDIGTGPIALALRADIDALPILEETGLEYASVIDGVAHSCGHDIHTTVMLGVAKVLKAIDTEGKLSGRIRVIFQPAEEKMPGGALTVIEAGVLDDVPRILALHCEPRIDAGKIGTRIGAITSASDTIKIELTGRGGHTSRPHLTEDLVFAMSQIAINVPAVLSRRIDVRSAVSVVWGQIHAGSAPNAIPATGYLAGTMRCLDGEAWKGAGDLLDEVVRQVATPYGVELKLEHTRGVPPVINAEEETDLIEDSARAEIGSAAIVLTPQSMGGEDFAWMTNKVPGSMMRLGTRTPGGETYDLHRGDYIPDESAIEVGVTVMAAAAVRAIAQLNGAVEGATSSA, from the coding sequence ATGAGTATCGATCAAAACCAGCAGATCCCCTCGGTGAAACCCTGGGTGACCCCGCTTCTTGGCGAGCTGGTGGACTTCCGCCGCGAACTTCACGCCAACCCCGAACTTTCGTTCGTGGAATACAAGACCACCGAGCGCATCCTCGCCCAGTTGCGGGCCGCAGGCCTGGACCCCGTCGCGTTGGAGGAAACCGGTGCCTTCGTCGACATCGGAACCGGCCCGATCGCGCTGGCCCTGCGCGCCGACATCGACGCCCTGCCGATCCTCGAGGAGACGGGGCTCGAATACGCCTCGGTCATCGACGGCGTGGCGCACTCCTGCGGCCACGACATCCACACCACGGTGATGCTGGGCGTCGCCAAGGTGCTCAAGGCCATTGACACCGAGGGCAAGCTCAGCGGACGCATCCGCGTGATCTTCCAGCCCGCCGAGGAAAAAATGCCCGGCGGCGCACTCACCGTCATCGAGGCGGGCGTGCTCGACGACGTGCCGCGCATCCTGGCGCTGCACTGCGAACCGCGCATCGACGCGGGCAAGATCGGCACGCGCATCGGCGCGATCACCAGCGCGAGCGACACCATCAAGATCGAGCTCACCGGCCGCGGTGGACACACCTCGCGCCCGCACCTGACCGAGGACCTGGTCTTTGCAATGAGCCAGATCGCCATCAACGTCCCGGCCGTGCTGAGCCGACGCATCGACGTCCGTTCCGCCGTTTCGGTGGTCTGGGGACAGATCCATGCCGGAAGCGCCCCCAACGCCATCCCCGCGACCGGCTACCTTGCCGGAACCATGCGCTGCCTTGACGGCGAGGCGTGGAAGGGGGCCGGCGACCTGCTGGACGAGGTCGTCCGCCAGGTGGCGACCCCGTACGGCGTCGAGTTGAAGCTGGAGCACACCCGTGGCGTGCCTCCGGTGATCAACGCCGAGGAAGAGACGGATCTCATCGAGGATTCGGCCCGCGCCGAGATCGGGTCCGCCGCCATCGTGCTGACGCCGCAGTCGATGGGCGGGGAAGATTTTGCGTGGATGACAAACAAGGTCCCAGGATCCATGATGCGGCTGGGCACACGCACACCCGGAGGGGAAACCTACGACCTCCACCGGGGTGACTACATCCCTGATGAATCCGCAATTGAGGTCGGCGTGACGGTCATGGCTGCAGCCGCGGTGAGGGCCATCGCCCAGCTGAACGGGGCGGTCGAAGGAGCAACGTCAAGCGCTTAG
- a CDS encoding succinate dehydrogenase iron-sulfur subunit yields MSTELPEPASKIELKPGVGGGGEIPQFNITLRVRRYLPETTADAYWEDFELTMYGTDRVLDALHKVKWDIDGSLSFRRSCAHGICGSDAMRINGRNRLACKTLLKDLDHSKPITVEAIKGLPLEKDLIVDMEPFFQSYREIMPFLVNKGHEPSAERYQSAEEHAKFEDTTKCILCAACTSSCPVFWTDGQYFGPAAIVNAHRFIFDSRDDAGDMRLEILNDKEGVWRCRTTFNCSEACPRGIQVTKAIAEVKQAILSRSI; encoded by the coding sequence ATGAGCACGGAACTTCCGGAACCAGCATCGAAGATTGAGCTGAAGCCCGGTGTTGGCGGCGGCGGAGAAATTCCGCAGTTCAACATCACCTTGCGCGTTCGCCGGTACCTGCCGGAGACCACCGCAGACGCCTACTGGGAAGACTTCGAGCTGACCATGTACGGCACCGACCGCGTGCTGGATGCCCTGCACAAGGTCAAGTGGGACATCGACGGATCGCTCTCGTTCCGCCGCTCCTGCGCCCACGGCATTTGCGGCTCCGATGCCATGCGCATCAACGGCCGCAACCGTCTGGCCTGCAAGACCCTGCTCAAGGACCTGGACCACTCCAAGCCGATCACCGTTGAAGCCATCAAGGGCCTGCCCCTTGAAAAGGACCTCATCGTCGACATGGAGCCGTTCTTCCAGTCCTACCGCGAAATCATGCCGTTCCTGGTCAACAAGGGCCACGAGCCTTCGGCCGAGCGCTACCAGTCCGCCGAGGAGCACGCGAAGTTCGAGGACACCACCAAGTGCATCCTCTGCGCCGCCTGCACCTCCTCCTGCCCGGTCTTCTGGACCGACGGCCAGTACTTCGGCCCGGCAGCAATCGTGAACGCACACCGCTTCATCTTCGACTCGCGCGATGATGCTGGCGACATGCGTTTGGAGATCCTCAACGACAAGGAAGGCGTGTGGCGCTGCCGCACCACCTTCAACTGCTCCGAAGCATGCCCGCGTGGCATCCAGGTGACCAAGGCCATCGCCGAGGTCAAGCAGGCAATCCTGTCGCGCTCCATCTAG
- the sdhC gene encoding succinate dehydrogenase, cytochrome b556 subunit, which translates to MSKTSSGTLYRGREGMWSWVGHRITGVVIFLFLLVHVLDTSLVRVSPGAYDAVMATYKNPLMALGETALVAAIVFHAFNGLRLILVDFWKQGTKYQRQMLWGVLALWVITMLAFSIRHLSLAFGGH; encoded by the coding sequence GTGTCGAAGACTTCGTCAGGCACCCTCTACCGCGGCCGCGAAGGCATGTGGTCTTGGGTGGGGCATCGCATTACGGGTGTCGTTATTTTCTTATTCCTGTTGGTACACGTGCTCGACACGTCGCTGGTCCGGGTTTCCCCGGGCGCATACGACGCCGTCATGGCGACCTACAAGAACCCGCTGATGGCACTTGGCGAAACCGCTCTGGTCGCCGCCATCGTCTTCCACGCGTTCAACGGCTTGCGCCTGATCCTGGTGGACTTCTGGAAGCAGGGAACCAAGTACCAGCGCCAGATGCTCTGGGGCGTTTTGGCCCTCTGGGTCATCACCATGCTGGCATTCTCCATTCGCCACCTGTCACTCGCCTTTGGAGGTCACTAA
- a CDS encoding matrixin family metalloprotease, with protein MPDKTSNQSNHASARGPGAEGHYGHGPAPRSASGRIPQWAREETLRRQDPVITGPATPGKKPRRRRPAGAWRRPGARRNVVVGVGIVVALYASTVVLDNHVMPVVQSYLPWSDVPPRGVEAAANPLGTPSATHDSTAYKLHPSPDKMQKFVAYDPCRPIHYVIRPDGAPPDAERLVHEAVEAVSEASGLRFIYDGTTNEAPSEQRTKYQPDRYGKRWVPVLVTWSSQAEIPALAGDVAGLGGSSYNSARGTPLVFVAGQVNLDGPDVAAMMRQPQGADHVRAVVMHEFGHVLGLDHVGDPNQLMYEGPSYRTSLAAGDLAGLAVLGTGACVPQL; from the coding sequence ATGCCAGACAAGACCAGCAATCAATCGAACCATGCGAGCGCACGAGGACCGGGAGCCGAGGGCCACTACGGGCACGGGCCGGCCCCGCGATCGGCATCGGGCCGGATTCCGCAATGGGCCCGCGAAGAAACCCTGCGGCGGCAGGACCCCGTGATCACCGGGCCCGCCACGCCGGGCAAGAAACCTCGGCGCCGGCGGCCGGCCGGGGCATGGCGCCGTCCGGGCGCGCGGCGCAACGTCGTGGTGGGCGTGGGGATCGTGGTGGCGCTCTACGCATCCACGGTTGTCCTGGACAACCACGTCATGCCGGTGGTCCAGTCCTACCTGCCGTGGTCCGATGTTCCGCCCCGCGGTGTGGAGGCGGCCGCAAACCCATTGGGCACCCCGTCGGCGACGCACGACTCCACGGCGTACAAGTTGCATCCCTCGCCGGACAAGATGCAAAAATTCGTTGCCTACGACCCCTGCCGGCCGATCCACTACGTCATCCGGCCGGACGGCGCTCCACCCGACGCCGAAAGGCTCGTCCATGAGGCGGTCGAGGCCGTGTCCGAGGCCAGCGGCCTCCGCTTCATCTACGACGGCACCACCAACGAGGCCCCTTCCGAGCAGCGCACGAAGTACCAGCCCGACCGCTACGGCAAACGTTGGGTGCCCGTGCTGGTTACCTGGTCGTCGCAGGCCGAGATCCCGGCCTTGGCGGGTGACGTCGCCGGGCTGGGCGGCAGTTCCTATAACTCGGCACGGGGCACGCCCCTCGTCTTCGTCGCCGGCCAGGTCAATCTCGACGGACCCGACGTGGCCGCGATGATGCGCCAACCGCAGGGAGCGGATCATGTGCGGGCCGTTGTCATGCACGAATTCGGGCACGTGCTGGGGCTTGACCACGTAGGGGATCCGAACCAGCTCATGTACGAGGGGCCCAGCTACCGGACGAGCTTGGCCGCGGGCGACCTTGCCGGGTTGGCGGTGCTGGGCACCGGCGCATGCGTTCCGCAACTGTAG
- the sdhA gene encoding succinate dehydrogenase flavoprotein subunit, whose translation MQVHKYDVVIVGAGGAGMRAAIESGQRARTAVLTKLYPTRSHTGAAQGGMCAALANVEEDNWEWHTFDTIKGGDYLVDQDAAEIMAKEAIDAVLDLEKMGLPFNRTPEGKIDQRRFGGHTRDHGKAAVRRACYAADRTGHMILQTLYQNCVKHNVEFYNEYYVLDLLLVEEDAFREDGTAYKQKRVAGVVSYDLATGELHVFQAKSVIFASGGAGKVFKTTSNAHTLTGDGMGIAFRNGIPLEDMEFFQFHPTGLAGLGILLTEGARGEGAILRNSEGERFMERYAPTIKDLAPRDIVARAMANEVREGRGCGPNKDYVLLDLTHLEPAHIEAKLPDITEFARTYLGVEPFTDPVPVYPTAHYAMGGIPTNIDTEVLQDNDTVIPGLFAAGEVACVSVHGSNRLGTNSLLDINVFGKRAGVSAAKYALGAEFVDLPEDPEKFTTTQIESMLSSTGTERVAPIRKQLQDIMDANVQVFRDKKSLTEALVVIEELRERYKSVSVQDKGKRFNLDLLEAIELGFLLDMAEVMTAAALYRKESRGGHYREDYPDRDDENFMKHSMCYKDEAAATEGIEGIRMETKPVVFTRYQPMERKY comes from the coding sequence ATGCAGGTACATAAGTACGACGTCGTGATCGTCGGAGCTGGCGGCGCAGGCATGCGCGCGGCCATCGAATCCGGCCAGCGCGCACGTACGGCCGTTCTCACCAAGCTTTACCCAACTCGTTCGCACACAGGTGCGGCACAGGGTGGCATGTGTGCAGCACTGGCCAACGTAGAAGAAGACAACTGGGAATGGCACACCTTTGACACCATCAAGGGTGGCGACTACCTGGTGGACCAGGACGCTGCGGAGATCATGGCGAAGGAAGCCATTGACGCAGTGCTCGACCTGGAAAAGATGGGCCTGCCCTTCAACCGCACCCCAGAGGGCAAGATCGACCAGCGTCGCTTCGGTGGCCACACCCGCGACCACGGCAAGGCCGCCGTTCGCCGCGCCTGCTATGCAGCAGACCGCACCGGTCACATGATCCTGCAGACCCTCTACCAAAACTGCGTCAAGCACAACGTTGAGTTCTACAACGAGTACTACGTGCTGGACCTGCTGCTGGTTGAAGAAGATGCGTTCCGCGAAGACGGAACCGCCTACAAGCAGAAGCGCGTTGCCGGCGTCGTGTCCTACGACCTGGCCACCGGCGAACTTCACGTTTTCCAGGCCAAGTCCGTGATCTTCGCCTCCGGTGGAGCCGGCAAGGTCTTCAAGACCACCTCCAACGCCCACACCCTCACCGGTGACGGCATGGGTATTGCCTTCCGCAATGGCATCCCGCTGGAAGACATGGAGTTCTTCCAGTTCCACCCGACCGGCCTGGCCGGCCTGGGCATCCTGCTCACCGAGGGCGCACGTGGCGAAGGCGCCATCCTGCGCAACTCGGAGGGCGAACGCTTCATGGAGCGCTACGCACCGACCATCAAGGACTTGGCACCGCGTGACATCGTCGCCCGGGCCATGGCCAACGAGGTTCGCGAAGGCCGCGGTTGCGGTCCAAACAAGGACTACGTCCTCCTGGACCTCACCCACCTGGAGCCGGCGCACATCGAAGCCAAGCTTCCGGACATCACCGAGTTCGCCCGCACCTACCTGGGTGTCGAGCCGTTCACCGATCCGGTTCCGGTTTACCCGACGGCCCACTACGCCATGGGTGGCATCCCGACGAACATCGACACCGAGGTTCTCCAGGACAACGACACCGTCATCCCGGGTCTCTTCGCCGCCGGCGAAGTTGCCTGTGTTTCGGTTCACGGTTCCAACCGCCTGGGCACCAACTCGCTGCTGGACATCAACGTCTTCGGCAAGCGCGCAGGCGTCTCGGCCGCCAAGTACGCACTGGGCGCCGAATTCGTGGACCTTCCGGAAGACCCGGAAAAGTTCACCACCACGCAGATCGAATCCATGCTCTCCTCCACCGGAACCGAGCGCGTGGCCCCGATCCGCAAGCAGCTGCAGGACATCATGGACGCCAACGTCCAGGTGTTCCGTGACAAGAAGTCGCTCACCGAGGCGCTTGTGGTCATCGAAGAGCTGCGCGAACGCTACAAGAGCGTTTCGGTCCAGGACAAGGGCAAGCGCTTCAACCTCGACCTGCTCGAGGCCATTGAGCTTGGCTTCCTGCTGGACATGGCAGAGGTCATGACCGCTGCGGCCCTGTACCGCAAGGAATCCCGCGGCGGACACTACCGCGAGGACTACCCGGATCGCGACGACGAGAACTTCATGAAGCACTCCATGTGCTACAAGGATGAGGCTGCCGCCACCGAGGGCATTGAAGGTATCCGCATGGAAACCAAGCCCGTTGTCTTTACCCGTTACCAGCCGATGGAGCGTAAGTACTAA
- a CDS encoding ABC transporter ATP-binding protein gives MKLELRGITKRFGNFTANDHIDVIVESGQVHSLLGENGAGKSTLMNVLFGLYEATEGQILIDDKPVKFNGPGDAMAAGIGMVHQHFMLVPVFTVAENVALGNEDAGAAGILDLEKTRARIREISDRYGFGVDPDAIIEDLPVGVQQRVEIIKALVRNAKVLILDEPTAVLTPQETDELLNIMRQLRDSGTAVVFISHKLREVKAISDTITVIRRGKVVGKADPAASASELAALMVGRSVSLSLNKDKPKLGEETFKITDLSVLASSGQLLLDSVSFGISEGEILAVAGVQGNGQTELTESIMGLMDHVSGSIKLGGKELIGRTVKQIINSGVGFVPEDRSTDGVIGTFTVAENLVLNQYDKAPYARGMNMKPAVMLKNALKKITEFDVRTQGPDAEAGTLSGGNQQKVVMARELSRPLKLFIASQPTRGVDVGSIEFLHRRIVAERDSGTPVLIVSTELDEVVELADRIAVLYKGKLVGIVPGDTPRDILGLMMAGASNEEAESQSGTEGKERA, from the coding sequence GTGAAACTCGAGCTTCGGGGCATCACCAAAAGATTCGGCAACTTCACTGCCAACGACCACATCGACGTCATCGTCGAGTCCGGCCAGGTCCATTCCCTGCTCGGTGAAAACGGGGCCGGTAAATCGACCCTCATGAACGTTCTTTTTGGCCTCTACGAGGCCACCGAGGGCCAAATCCTCATTGACGACAAGCCAGTGAAGTTCAACGGCCCCGGCGATGCCATGGCCGCCGGGATCGGAATGGTGCACCAGCACTTCATGCTCGTCCCCGTCTTCACGGTCGCCGAGAACGTCGCCCTGGGCAACGAGGACGCCGGCGCGGCAGGGATCCTGGACCTCGAGAAGACCCGAGCCCGCATCCGCGAGATCTCCGATCGCTACGGGTTCGGCGTTGATCCCGATGCGATCATCGAAGACCTCCCAGTTGGCGTACAGCAGCGCGTGGAAATCATCAAGGCCCTGGTCCGCAACGCCAAGGTGTTGATCCTTGACGAGCCGACCGCCGTGCTGACCCCGCAGGAAACCGACGAACTGCTGAACATCATGAGGCAGCTGCGCGACTCCGGCACCGCGGTCGTCTTCATCTCGCACAAGCTGCGCGAGGTCAAGGCCATCTCCGACACCATCACGGTGATCCGCCGCGGCAAGGTCGTCGGCAAGGCCGATCCGGCCGCCTCGGCCTCCGAACTCGCCGCCCTCATGGTCGGTCGTTCGGTCTCGCTGAGCCTGAACAAGGACAAGCCGAAGCTTGGCGAGGAAACCTTCAAGATCACCGACCTTTCGGTGCTCGCGTCCTCCGGCCAGCTGCTGCTGGACTCGGTGAGCTTCGGTATTTCCGAGGGTGAAATCCTTGCCGTGGCAGGCGTCCAGGGCAACGGGCAGACCGAGCTGACCGAGTCGATCATGGGCCTGATGGACCACGTGAGCGGGTCCATCAAGCTTGGTGGCAAGGAACTCATCGGGCGCACCGTCAAGCAGATCATCAACTCCGGCGTCGGCTTCGTTCCCGAGGACCGCAGCACCGACGGCGTCATCGGCACCTTCACCGTTGCCGAGAACCTGGTCCTGAACCAGTACGACAAGGCACCCTACGCCCGCGGCATGAACATGAAGCCCGCGGTGATGTTGAAGAACGCGCTGAAGAAAATCACCGAGTTCGACGTGCGCACGCAGGGCCCCGACGCCGAGGCCGGGACGCTTTCGGGCGGCAACCAGCAAAAGGTCGTCATGGCCCGGGAACTTTCCCGCCCGCTGAAGCTGTTCATCGCCTCCCAGCCGACCCGCGGCGTGGACGTGGGATCCATCGAATTCCTGCACCGGCGCATCGTCGCCGAACGGGATTCGGGCACCCCGGTGCTGATCGTTTCCACCGAACTTGACGAGGTCGTCGAACTCGCAGACCGGATCGCCGTGCTCTACAAGGGCAAACTGGTGGGAATCGTCCCCGGGGACACGCCCCGGGACATCCTCGGCCTGATGATGGCCGGGGCAAGCAATGAAGAAGCCGAATCGCAGAGCGGCACCGAAGGCAAGGAACGAGCATGA